GTTGGCGGTGAACCCGGCGTGCAGCTTGACCCGGACCGACGGGAGGTGGGCGACGTACACCGCGACCTCGCCCTGCGGCGCCTTGACCGTGGAGCGCATGGCCCGGGTCCAGCCCATCTTGATGTCGACCGGCCTGGTGTTGCTGAGGGGGTACTTGCTCCACAGCCCGACGGTGCCCTGGACCGAGTGGTACGGGTAGCGGGCGGCCAGCGACTTCTCGTACGTGGACACCTGCCCGCCCGGCAGCTCCTGGAGGGCCACGACGTCGGCCCCGGACCCCGCGACCTGCTGGGCGGTGCCCGCCGGGTCCGGATTTCCGGCGTTGACGTTGTGGGTGGCGACGGTGAGGTCGCCACCGGTGCCGGACTTGTCGGTGATCAGGCTGCCGAAGATGTTGAGCCAGACCACGGCGGGGAGCAGCAGGGCGATCAGCGCGGTGGCGGAGCGCCGCAGCAGGGCCAGGAGCAGCAGCAGGGGGATGAACAGCGCTATCCACGGCAGGAACGTCTCGATGAGGCTGCCGAGGTTGCCGACCCGGTTCGGGATGCGCGCGTGGACGACCATCACCAGGGTCAGCACCACCGAGCAGAGGGCCAGCACGATCCCGCGCCGCCAGATCCCCCCGTCCCGGGCCGCTCTGGTCAGCCGGCCCCGGAAGCGGTTCCCGTCGGGCTGCGGCCGCTCCGCGCTGCCGTTGCCCGTGTCCGCCCCGTACGCCTGCACCATCGCGTCGTCCTCACTGCCTTGCCGTACACATCGCCGCGCCCCTCGACCCTAGGTGATGGGTGGCGTCTTTCCCGCCGTCGACGTCCCTCTGCGGGCGACGGCTCTCCGTGAGCAGGACGAGCGGAGCGGGACGGGAGGTTCCGGTCCGGGCGTGGCCGGTGGGGGCTTGTGACAGAACGATCACACTCGGCCCGGCTCCGGTGCGTCAGGCGCGCCCGCCGAGGTCGTGGCCGCCGCCGGGGCCAGGCCCTGGAGCAGCGTCGTGATGATGCGGTCGACCAGGTCGTCGGGGAGGGGGGCGTCGGGGCGGTGGACGGTACGGACGAGCACCGCGCCGACGAAGAGGTCGTCGATCAGCTCCACGTCGAGGTCGTCGCGCAGCTCTCCGGCGGCGACGGCCCGGCGTACCGCCGCCAGTACCGCGGCGCGGCGGGGGGCGATCACCGTGCCGAAATACTCGTCCCAGAGCTTCGGGTGGCTCTTCATCTGGGCGAAGATGTTGTGCAGCAGTACCGAGGAACGCTGGGCGAGGCCCCGGGTGCGCAGGGACTCCAGCATGATGCGCAGGTCGGCGAGGCCCTCGGTGCCGGAGACGGGCGGGTCCACGGGTTCCATGTCCCGTACGACGTCGACGAAGAGCTCCTCCTTGCCGGACCAGCGGCGGTAGATGGTGGCCTTGCCGACGCCCGCCGTACGCGCGATGCGTTCGATGGAGAGGCCGGCCAGGGGTTCACCCGCCTCCAGGAGGGCGATGACAGCGTCCAGGATCGCGCGTTCGGCGGCGGCGGAGCGGGGGCGGCCGCGGCGGGGCTCCGGGTCGGCCGTCCCGTCGCCGCGCGCGGGGCAGGGGGCCGCCGGGCCGCCGTCGGTAGCGCCGCCCTCGGTCACGCCGATGCCGGTCGCACCGATGTCCGGGCCGGTCTCCGCCGCGCCGCCGCCGTCCGTACCGCCCTGCGCCGCGCCGTGCCGGTCCTGCTCGCCGGACCGAGCGCTGTCCCGCTCGCCGTCGTCCTGGTCCCGCACCTGATGCCGCCTCTCGCCGCGCCGTCGTCCGACCGTCGCCCCGATTCTCGCCGACCCGGAGGGGGCGGGAGGCCGCGGCCCTCCGGGCCGGTCCGTCAGTGGTCCACCGGCTCCTTCGTCGGGCGGGGCTCCGGCTCCTCCGTCACCGCGGGGGACCGGCCCGGCAGGTACAGGCCGACCACGAGCGCGCCGATCAGGGCGACGGCCGCCGAGCCGAGCGCGGTCACGTGCATGGCGCTGATGAAGGCGTCGTTGGCGGCGGCGACCAGCGGCTTTCCGGCCACCGGGCCGAGCTTCTCGGCGACCCCGAGCGTGGCCTCGATGGACTCGCCCGCCACATCCCTGACCCCGGCCGGGACCGCGCCGAGGTGGCCCTCGATGTCACCCCGGTAGACGGTGGAGAGCACCGAGCCGAGGACCGCGATCCCGAGCGCGCCGCCGACCTGGCGGAAGGTGTTGTTGACGGCCGAACCGGAACCGGCCTTCTCGCGGGGCAGCGCCTGCATCACGGCCACGGTGACGGGCGGCATGATGTGCGCCATCCCGGTGCCCTGGACGAAGAAGACGAGGCACAGCACCCACACCGGCGTACCGGCGTCGAACAGGGCGAAGCAGGCCAGTCCGGCCGCGACCAGCAGCATGCCCACCGTGCAGACCGCGCGGGCGCCGAAGCGGTCCACGACCAGCCGGGCCCGGGGCGCGAAGATCATCTGGGCGGCGGCGAGCGGAAGGATCAGCAGGCCCGACTGGAGGGCGCTGTAGCCGCGCACGCTCTGGAGGTAGAAGGCGGAGAAGAACGTCACGCCCATCAGCGCGAAGAAGACCAGCGCTATGGCGGCGACGGCGGCGGAGAACGCGGGCTTCCTGAAGTACGTGATGTCGATCGCCGGGTGGCTGCTGCGCTTCTCGTGCCAGACGAATCCGGCCAGCACCAGCAGTCCGCCGAGGATGGGGAGCAGCACGGTGGTGTCGGTGAAGTCGGCCAGCTCGCCGCCCCGGATGATCCCGTACACCAGCAGGACCAGGCCGACGATGGAGAGCGCGACGCCCAGCGGGTCGACCTTGCCGGGCTTCGGGTCACGGGAGTCGGGGACCAGGATCACCATGGCGACCAGGGCGAGCGCGACCACGGGGACGTTCACCAGGAAGATCGAACCCCACCAGAAGTGCTCCAGGAGCAGTCCACCGGTGATCGGGCCGATCGCGATGCCGAGGCCGACGCTGCCGGCCCAGATGCCGATGGCCTTGGGCTGTTCGTCACGCTCGAAGACGTTCATCAGGACGGCGAGGGTGGCGGGCATCACGAAGGCCGCGCCGAAGCCCATCAGGGCGCGCCAGGTGATGAGTTCGCCCGGCGAGGCGGACATGGCGGCCAGGGCGGAGCCGATGCCGAAGACGAGGATGCCGGAGAGGAGGACCTTCTTGCGGCCGATGCGGTCGCCGAGGAGTCCGGCGGTGAACAGGAGTCCGGCGAAGACGAGCGTGTAGGAGTTGATCGCCCACTCCAGCTCGCTCTGGGTGGCGCCGATGCCGGTGGGAGCGGGGCTGGCGATCGTCTTGACCGCGACGTTCAGGATCGAGTTGTCCAGCACCACGATGAGCAGGCTGAACATGAGGACGGTGAGGATCCACCAGCGGCGGCGGTGGACCGCCTCGGGTATGCGGGGCTCGGCGGCGGGCGCGGAGGGGGAAGGTGCGGACATGGGGACGAGCCTAACGTCGTTCCAATACGAGACCGTCTCGTATTGTTAAAGCTTTGCCCAACGGGAGCCGGCCGGCGGGGTGGTGCGGGCCCACTTCCCGTTTGCCCGGGCGGGATGCCACCATGGAAGGGATCCGGGGACGCCGTCAGGGCGCCTCGAGATGACGAAGGAGTCCACCAGCCATGTCACTTCCGGCTGCACAGAATCCGTCCGCACAGGGCCCGTCCTCCCCCGCAGGTGCCTCCCCCGACAGCAGCAAGGCGCTGTACGGAGGGAAGTCCACCCGCCGCATCACCGTCCACGACATCGCCGCCGCCACCGAGCGCGGCGAGAAGTGGCCCATGCTCACCGCCTACGACGCGATGACCGCGTCCGTCTTCGACGAGGCGGGCATCCCGGTCATGCTCGTCGGGGACTCGATGGGCAACGTCCACCTCGGCTACGAGACCACCGTGCCCGTCACGATGGACGAGATCGCCATGCTCTCCGCCGCCGTCGTACGCGGCACCAAGCGCGCCCTCGTCGTGGCCGACCTGCCCTTCGGCTCGTACCAGGAGGGCCCCGTCCAGGCGCTGCGCAACGCCACCCGGCTGATCAAGGACTCCGGGGTCGGCGCGGTCAAGCTGGAGGGCGGCGAGCGGTCCCACGAGCAGATCCGGCTGCTGGTCGAGGCGGGCATCCCGGTCATGGCCCACATCGGCCTGACCCCGCAGTCCGTCAACGCCATGGGCTACCGGGTGCAGGGCCGCGGCGAGGAGGCGGCCCACCAGCTGCTGCGTGACGCCAAGGCGGTCCAGGACGCGGGCGCGTTCGCCGTCGTGCTGGAGCTCGTACCCGAGGAGCTGGCCGCCGAGGTCACCCGCACCCTGCACATCCCGACCGTCGGCATCGGCGCCGGTGCGGCGACCGACGCGCAGGTGCTGGTCTACACCGACATGGTCGGGCTGACCGGCGGCAAGGTGCCGCGCTTCACCAAGCAGTACGCGAATCTGCGCCAGGTGCTCGGGGACGCGGCGAAGGAGTTCGCCGAGGAGGTCGTGGGCGGTACGTTCCCCGCGCCGGAGCACACCTTCCACTGACCCACCCGGTCGCCGCCGCTCCGTGACGGCGGCGCTCACCGACCATTTCCCGCACCACCGACAGCCCGCCGACATCCCCCATCGGCGGGCTGTCGCGCGCCCGGAGCACGTGTCGGCCGCCTGTCGGTGAGCTGTCGGCCGGCGCTGGTCCCATGGTGGACATGGAACGAATCGACAAGAACCCCGGCAACGGCCGGAACGCCGTCGAGGTGCGGGGGCTGGTCAAGCACTACGGCGAGACCAAGGCACTGGACGGCGTGGACCTCGACGTCCGCGAAGGCACCGTCCTCGGCGTGCTCGGCCCCAACGGCGCCGGCAAGACCACCCTCGTACGCTGCCTCTCCACGCTGATCACCCCCGACGCCGGACACGCGGTCGTCGCGGGCTACGACGTGGTGAAGCAGCCGCGCGAGCTGCGCCGCCGGATAGGCCTGACCGGGCAGTACGCCTCGGTCGACGAGAAGCTCTCCGGCTGGGAGAACCTCTACATGATCGGGCGGCTCCTCGATCTGCCGCGCAAGCAGGCGCGGGCCCGGGCGGACGAGCTGCTGGAGCGGTTCTCGCTCACCGAGGCCGCCAAGCGGGCCTGCATGGAGTACAGCGGCGGGATGCGCCGCCGCCTCGACCTGGCCGCCTCGATGATCGGCAGCCCGTCCGTGCTGTACCTGGACGAGCCGACGACCGGCCTCGACCCCCGGACCCGTAACGAGGTCTGGGACGAGGTGCAGCGGATGGTCGCCGAGGGCGCGACCGTCCTGCTGACCACGCAGTACATGGAGGAGGCCGAGCAGCTCGCCAAGGAGCTGACGGTCATCGACAAGGGGAAGATCATCGCCCGGGGCGGGGTCGACGAGCTGAAGGCCAAGGTCGGCGGCCGCACCCTGCACATCCGGCCCTCGGACCCGGCGGAGCTGCCCGCGATGGCCCAGGCGATCCGGGAAGCCGGACTCGACGGGGTCGCCGGGGCGCAGGCCGTCCCGGACGAGGGGCTGCTGTACGTCCCCATCCTCAGCGACGAGCAGCTGACCGCCGTCATCGGACTGCTGGGCGCCCGGGGCTTCTCCCTCGCCCATGTCGCCACCGCCCTGCCCAGCCTGGACGAGGTCTTCCTCGCGATCACCGGCGACAAGGCCGCCCCCCTCACCGACGCCGCTCCCCAGGAGGTCGCCGCATGAGCACCACCACCCTGACCCCCGCCCCCGCCGGGTCCGCGGGCACGAACCCGCCGACGGCACAGGCGCAGGCGACCGGGGAGGGCCGGATCGGGCTGCGGGCCAACCTGCGGCACATCGGGGCCCTGGCGCGGCGCAATCTGCTCCAGATCAAGAAGGACCCGGAGTCGATGTTCGACGTCCTTCTGATGCCGATCATCTTCACGCTGCTGTTCGTGTACGTCTTCGGCGGCTCGGTCGGCGGCAGCCTCGGCGGCGACCGGCAGGACTACCTGAACTACCTGGTGCCGGGCCTGATGGCGATGATGGGCATGAACATCGCCATGGCCGTCGGCACCGGAGTGAACGACGACTTCCGCAAGGGGGTCATGGACCGGTTCCGGACGATGCCGATCTCCCGCTCCTCGGTGCTCATCGCCAAGATCGTGGTCGAGCTGGGCCGGATGATGGTCGCCATCGTCATCCTGCTCGCGATGGGCTTCGCCCTCGGCATGACGCTGGGGACGTCCGTGCTCGGGCTGCTGGAGGCCGTCGCGCTGGCGGCGGTGTTCGGTGCCGCCATCATGTGGATCTTCATCGTGCTCGGGCTGTCCATGAAGACGGCCCAGTCGGTCCAGGGGATGGGGATGCTGGTGCTGATGCCGCTCCAGTTCGGCTCGTCCATCTTCGCCCCGCCGCAGACCATGCCGGGCTGGCTCCAGACCTTCACCGACTACAACCCGCTCTCCAATCTGGCGGACGCGGTGCGGGGCCTGATGATGGGCGGCCCGGTCGCCGGCTCCGTCTGGACGACGCTGGCCTGGGCCGCGGGCATCACGCTGGTGATGGCTCCGCTGGCGGTGTCGAAGTTCCGCAAGAAGGCCTGAGCGGCCGGGGCACCGGTGGTGTCACCGGTACGCCTCCGCCAGGGCGGTGGCCTCGTCGAGGGTGAGGCCGCCGCCCTGCTCGTACGCCGCCGTGAACGCCGCGTCGTCGAGGCGCGCCCGTACGGCCTCCTCGGCGTGCGCCAGGGTGCGGCGCTCCATCATGGTCGGCACATGCCCCTTCGGCAGGAGGGCCGCCTGGAGCGCCAGCAGCCGGGCGGCGTCCTCGGCGGCTCCGGCCGCGTCCAGTCCGGCGAGCGCGCGGGCGGCGGTCGTCAGGTGGGCCGACCGCATCTGCGGAGCGACCATCATTGACAGCCGGTCCCGCGAACTGTCCAGCGCGGTCAGCGCGTTGGACAGGGCGGAGGCGTGGGCGCCTTCGAGGTTGTCCAGCCAGGCCAGCACGCCGAAGACGAAGCCGCCGAAGATGGCGACATCGCGCGACCCGAAGTCCTCGCGGACCAGGTTCGTCTCCCTGCGGGCCTCCTCCACCCGCCCCTGGAGCCCGAGGGCGAACCCCAGGTGCATCCGGGCCATCGGGGTCGCCTCGTGGCCGGACTGCCTCCCGTTCTCGGTGATGTCGCGCAGGATGGCCTCGGCCTCCTGGAGGCGGTCGAGTTCGATGAGGGCCCCGGCGTACCGGGCGCGCAACAGGGCCACCTGGCTCTGGGCACCGATCTTCTGCGCGTACTCCACGGCGTCCGCGTAGTCCCTCAGGGCGGCGGTGAACCCGCCCGCCCGCTCGTTGGCCTCGCCCCGGGAGGAGAGCGCCTCCGCGGCGCCCCAGTCGTCGCCCAGCCGGGTAAAGATCTCCAGGCTCTCGTCGGCGTCGGCACGCGCCTCGGCCACCCGCTCGGGGTCGTTGGCCAGGAAGTTGGCGCGGGTGTGGAGTGCCGAGCCCAGCTCCCACTCGTAGCCCAGCTCCCGGCAGGCCCGGACCGTCCCGTGCAGCAGCTCGTACAGTCGCGCCGTGTCGCCGCTGAGCAGGACCGCGTACATCCAGAGCGTCCCCGGCATCCGGCAGGTCTGCGGCTGGCCGGGCCGGTAGGTGTCGACGATGATCCGCAGCCGCCGCTCCCCTTCGGGGGTCGACCACTCGCTCAGCGCGAGGTCCTGGCCGGCCAGCTGGATCAGCCCCACCCCGCGCCGCGCCTCCGCGAGCTGCTCGTCGTCCATCGGCGGGGGCCGGTCGGTGGCCCGCTCCGGCAGCGAGGGGGCGCGGACGCCGGGCGCCGCGAAGGGATCGGGCCCGAGCGAGGCGGCGGCCTCGCCCCACTGGCGGGCGTCCGCGCGCAGGTCACGCAGCATCCAGTACCAGGCCATCGACAGCACCACGCAGAGCGCCTCGTGCTCGTCCCGCAGGGCGACGGCGTGCCGGAAGGCGGTGCGCAGGTTCTCGTACTCGCGCTGGAAGACCGCGATGGCGTCCCGCTGTCCGGCGCCGCGCACCTTCGGGCCGGTGATCCGGGCCAGTTCCCGGAAGTGGACCAGATGGCGGCGGGCGACCGGCTCGCGCTCGGCGGCCTCGTCCAGGCGCTCGGCGGCGTACTCTCCGACCGTCTCCAGCAGCCGGTAGCGCATCCGGCCGTCGTCGCCGGGCGCGGCGACGACGAGGGACTTGTCGACCAGCGAGCCGAGCAGGCCCGCGACGTCGAGGCAGTCCACGGCGGCGCTCCCGCCCTGCCCGGGCAGGGCGCAGACCTCCTCGGCGGCGGCGAGGGAGCAGCCGCCGGAGAAGACGGCCAGGCGGCGCAGTACGGCCCGTTCCTCCGCGTCCAGCAGCTCCCAGGACCAGTCGACGACCGCCCGCAGGGTCTGCTGGCGGGGCAGCACGGTCCGGCTGCCGTTGGTGAGGAGGCGGAAGCGGTCGTCCAGCCGGTCGGCGATCTGGCGCGGGGTGAGCATCCGCAGCCGGGCGGCGGCCAGTTCGATGGCGAGCGGCAGCCCGTCGAGGCGGCGGCAGATCTCGGCGCAGGCGGCGACGGTCTCCTGGTCGGTGTCGGTGCGGAACCCGGGCCGGGCCGCCGCCCCGCGCTCGGCGAGCAGGCGCAGCGCCATCGGGTCGGGCAGCGGGTCGACGGGCCGGACGAACTCGCCCGGTACGCCGAGGGGTTCGCGGCTGGTGGCGAGGACCGTGAGCCGCGGGCAGTGGGTGAGGAGGTGGTCGGTGAGGGCGGCGGCCGCCCCGACGACGTGCTCGCAGTTGTCCAGGAGCAGCAGCATCCGGCGCGGGGCGCAGTGCTCGGTGAGGCGGACGAGGGGGTCGTCACCGGTGCGGTCGACGGCTCGTAGCTCCTCGGCGCCGGCGCCCCGCAGCACGGTCTCCCGGGCGCCGAGCGCGCTCAGGACCGCCTCGGGCACGGCGTCCGGGTCGTCGACGGGGGCCAGCTCCGCCAGCCAGACGCCGTCGGGCCAGGCGTCGGCGACGGCCTCGGCGGTCTCCTGCGACAGCCGGGTCTTGCCCGCGCCGCCGGGGCCGAGGAGGGTGACGAGCCGGGCATGGGTGAGGTCCTCGCGCAGGGCCGCGATGTCGCTGTCCCGGCCGACGAAGCTGGTGAGCCGGGCGCGGAGGTTGCCGTGGGCGGGCGGGGGCTTCGGGGCGGCGGGAGGCACCACGGGGGCGGGCGGCTCGGGCGCGGCCGGTCTCTGGTGGAGGAGCTCCCCGTACAGGCCGCGCAGCTCGGGCCCGGGGTCGGTGCCGAGGCGTTCGGAGAGTACGGTGCGCACCTCGTCGTACGCCGCCAGCGCCTCGGCCGTGCGTCCGGCGTCCCGCAGGGCCCTGATGCGCAGGGCCTGGAGGGGTTCGTCGAGGGGGTGGGCGGCGCAGAGCGCGGTCAGCTCCCACAGGGCCTCGTCCGCCCGCCCGAGGAGGCGCAGCGCCTCCAGCCGGGTCCGCCGGGCGGCGAGTCTGCGGGATTCCAGGCGGGCGGCGGGCGCCGTGCGGTCGGGCAGGTCGTCCAGCGGCGGCCCGTCCCAGAGCGCGAGGGCCTCGTCCAGGACGGTGACGGCCTTGGCCGCGTCGTCCTGCTCCAGGGCCCGGTTCCCCTCCCCCGCCAGCCGCTCGAACCGGTGCAGGTCCACCGCGTCCGGCTCGGCGGCGAGCCGGTAGCCGCTCTCCACCGACTCGACGGCGCTCCGCCCCAGCGCCCGCCGCAACCGCCCCACCAGCGCCTGGAGCGCGCCGGCCGCGTCGGCGGGCGGGTCGCCGTCCCACACCTCGTCCACGAGGACCCCGGCGGGCACGGTCCGTCCGGGGTGCTGGGCGAGGACGGTGAGCAGGGCGCGCAGCCGCGCCCCGCCGAGGGCGACGGCCGTGCCGTCGTCGCGGAGTGCCCGGGTGGTGCCGAGGATGCAGTAGCGCACGGGCCCATTGTCATCGACGGGCGCGGTGCCGGGGGCGGCCGGGTGGAACTCCTGACCGGGGCGTCGTCGTTCCCGCCGTACCGGCGCGCGCACGGGCGTGCGTACGGTGTCGCTGTTCCCTCCGTACCACCGCCTGTATGGGCGTGCGTACGGTACCGCCGTACCAGCGTGCTCGTCGGCGTACGTACGATGTCGCCGCCGTTTCCCCCAGCCCCAGGAGTTGTGTGCCGATGACCACCGCAGCCACCCGCGGGGACCGGAGGATCAGTCCGGTCTTCCTCGGGATCGCCGCCGTCACCGCCGTCGCGGGCTGGGCCGTCTGGACGGGCTTCGCGGGCGCCACCGGCTTCGCGGTCTTCCTCTTCGTCACCGGGGCCTGGATCGTCTCGCTCTGCCTCCACGAGTACGCCCACGCCCGCACCGCGCTGCACAGCGGGGACCTGTCGGTGGGGGCGAAGGGCTATCTGACGCTCAACCCGCTGAAGTACACGCACGCCCTGCTCAGCGTCGTGCTGCCGGTCCTCTTCGTGGTCCTGGGCGGGATCGGCCTGCCCGGTGGCGCGGTCTACATCGAGAGGGCCCGCATCCACGGCCGCTGGAAGCACAGCCTGATCTCGGCGGCCGGGCCCCTGACGAACGTGGCGTTCGCGATCGTCTGCACGGCGCCCTTCTGGCTGGACGCGCTGGACGGGGTCCCGCTCGCCTTCCAGTACGCGCTGGCGTTCCTGGCGATGCTCCAGGTGACGGCCGCGATCCTGAACTCCCTGCCGATCCCGGGGCTGGACGGCTACGGCGTGATCGAGCCGTGGCTGTCGTACCGGATCAGGCGCCAGGTGGAGCCGATCGCGCCGTTCGGGCTCCTCGCGGTCTTCGCCATCCTGTGGATCCCGGCGGTGAACACCGTCTTCTTCGACGGGATCGACGCGCTGCTGTGCCTGCTGGGCGTGGACGACCTCCAGCGGTACTGCGGTTACGACCTCTACCGCTTCTGGAAGGCGTTCTTCGGCGAGCAGAACCCGGTGTGCGCGGTGGGGTGACCGCGCACCCGGTCCGTCCTCACCCGGCGGCGGCCACGGGCTGGGTCCGGGCTCCCCGGCGCCGTCGCCCCTCGCGCAGGGCGGCGGCGAGGATCGCGACGGCGACCCCGCCGAACGCCCAGGCGCCGAGGACCCACAGGGCGCCGGTGGTGGCGTTGCCGTCGAAGTAGACGGTGTTGCGCACCACCGTCGTCCCGGCCCCAGGGGGCAGCGCCTGGCCGATCGCGCTCCAGAACGGTGGCAGCAGCGACGACGGATAGACCCCGCCGGAGCTGGGGTTGCCCAGGATCGTGAAGATCAGGATGGTGAGGCCCAGGCCCACCGTGCCCGCCACCGACTGGAGGGCGACGCCCACCGCGCCCGAGGCGAAGACCACCAGGGTGCCGATGCCGGCCAGCTCCCAGAAGGCGCCCGGCAGGCAGTTCAGCACCGGTCCCACGATGATGGCGCCGCCGATGCCCGAGACGAAGCCGTACGGGAGCATCGCGGCCAGCCGGACCAGGGTGCGGCGCAGGGTGGGCTTCTTGGAGCCGGCCGCCATGTTCAGGGCCGAGGCGGCGAGGTAGCCGCCGATGGTCCAGCTGAGGACCAGGTAGAAGGAGGACAGGCCCCGCGAGTCACCGGCGGCGGGCGGGCGGATGTCCCGTACGACGATCGTGCGGTTCTGCGCCCGGGCGACCTCCTGGAGGATCTCCGTGGCCGCCGTGGCGGCCGACGGGCCGCCCGCCGAGGCGACGATCAGGGTGTCGGTGCGCTTGGCCGGGTCCATGACCAGGGCGGCGTCGGTGCTCCGGTCCAGCAGCCGGGCCCGCGCCTCGGCGCGGCTCGCGACGGCGGTCACCTGGAGCGGGTCACCGGGGAGCGCGTCCAGCCGGGCGACCAGGTCCTTCTGGACGGCGGGCGGCGCGACGACGGTGATCGGCACCTTGTGCGGCTTGGGCGCGTGGAAGGCGCCCATGTAGGAGAGGGCGAAGCCCAGCTGGAGCAGGAGCACCCCGAGCATGACGAGCGCCGACCGGGTGGAGACGGCGTCGCGCACCTCCCCCAGGAAGCCCCGGTCCCCGTCGCCGCTCCGTGCGGTCGATCCTGATCCGTACCCGTCGTCCCTCGCGTCTGCCACGCGGTCCTCCCTCGGTCGGCCTCGCCACGGCCGTGGCGAGGCCGTCACATGGTCGGCCCCGGGCGGCGTCCGGGCTCCGGGGCGCGCCCACGAGGCAGGGCCCACGACCCGAACGGCTCAGGGGCCACGAGGGGTGGTGCGGGGAGGGTTCAGCGAGCCTCGGCGGCCGCCGCCTCCATGCGCTGCTTGCGCACGTAGAACCAAACCATGTTCGAGGAGAGCCCCGCGATCAGCACCCAGACGATCCCGAGCAGGCTGCCCTGGACGAAGGAGACCACGGCCGCCGTGACGGCGAGGACGCAGACGACGAGGGCGTAGAGAGCGAGGCGGGGCATGGGGGGCGGCTCCTGTCGGGGAACGGTCGCGGTCCCGTCCAGTCTCCCCCATGCCCCGTTGTGCCCCGCCCTGGCCCGGGTCCGGGTCCGGGCAGGAAGGATCAGACGTCGGTGGTACGGAGTCCGGCGTGGGCCTTGTAGCGGCGGTTGACCGAGATCAGGTTCGCCACCAGGGACTCCACCTGGTGGGCGTTGCGGAGCCGGCCCGCGAAGATGCCGCGCATCCCCGGGATGCGGCCCGCCAGCGCCTGCACGATGTCCGTGTCGGCCCGCGCCTCGCCCAGCACCAGGACGTCGGTGTCGATCTCCTCGATGGACTCGTCCTGGAGCAGCACCGCCGAGAGGTGGTGGAAGGCGGCGGTGACGCGGGAGTCCGGCAGCAGGGCGGCGGCCTGCTCGGCGGCGCTGCCCTCCTCCGGCTTGAGGGCGTAGGCGCCCTTCTTGTCGAAGCCGAGCGGGTTGACGCAGTCGATGACGAGCTTGCCCGCCAGCTCCTCGCGCAGGGACTCCAGGGTCTTGGCGTGACCGTCCCACGGCACGGCGACGATCACGATGTCGCTGCGCCGGGCGCACTCCGCGTTGTCCGTGCCCTCGACCCCGTGGCCGAGCTCGGCGGCCGCCTCGGCGGCGCGTCCGGCGTCCCGGGAGCCGAGGGTGACCCGCTGTCCGGCGCGGGCGAGCCGGTAGGCGAGGCCGCGCCCCTGGGGGCCGGTCCCGCCGAGTACGCCGACGCTCAGGGCGGAGACGTCGGGGAGGTCCCAGGGGTCCTTGGCGGGGGGCTTGGGCGCGCTGCCGCTGTCCTGTGTAGTCATGGGCCGACCCTACTGCCAGGTAGGGCCCGGAACCCCGTCCCGGGGGCTCCTGAACCCACCCCGCCGCCCGACCGCCGTACGGTCCTCCGTTCGGGTGACGGGGAGCCGTGCGGGGGCCACCGGGCGGGGTGCGGGGGCAGGATGCCGGGCCATGGATGCCGTACGTGTCGCCCTGCTCCGTGACGTACTGGCCGGGACCCCGTGGCCGGACTCCGCCCGCCGGTTCGCGCTGGCGTTGCGCTCGTCCGTCGTGCCGCACGGCGGCGGGCTGCTGCTGGTGGGGACCGAGGCGTACGAGCCGTGGCACCTGGCGGCCCACCTGGCGGACGAGTCCACCTGGTCCGGGCTGCCGGAGCTGACGCCCACCCTGGTGCGGCACCGGGTCCAGCCGGGCGATCCCGCTCATCTGTCGGCGGGGCTGGGCCGGATCGAGGCGGCGGGGCGGGGACAGACCGTGCTGCTGGTCGCGCCGGAGCGGCCGGACGGCGGGCTGCTGGAGCGGGTGCACGACGCGCGGCG
This DNA window, taken from Streptomyces griseus subsp. griseus, encodes the following:
- a CDS encoding endonuclease/exonuclease/phosphatase family protein, whose product is MVQAYGADTGNGSAERPQPDGNRFRGRLTRAARDGGIWRRGIVLALCSVVLTLVMVVHARIPNRVGNLGSLIETFLPWIALFIPLLLLLALLRRSATALIALLLPAVVWLNIFGSLITDKSGTGGDLTVATHNVNAGNPDPAGTAQQVAGSGADVVALQELPGGQVSTYEKSLAARYPYHSVQGTVGLWSKYPLSNTRPVDIKMGWTRAMRSTVKAPQGEVAVYVAHLPSVRVKLHAGFTANQRDNSADALGEAIADEPVKRVVLLGDLNGTMNDRSLNAVTSQMRSTQGAAGDGFGFSWPASFPMARIDQIMVKGVEPKSSWTLAATDSDHLPIAARVEL
- a CDS encoding MFS transporter; translated protein: MSAPSPSAPAAEPRIPEAVHRRRWWILTVLMFSLLIVVLDNSILNVAVKTIASPAPTGIGATQSELEWAINSYTLVFAGLLFTAGLLGDRIGRKKVLLSGILVFGIGSALAAMSASPGELITWRALMGFGAAFVMPATLAVLMNVFERDEQPKAIGIWAGSVGLGIAIGPITGGLLLEHFWWGSIFLVNVPVVALALVAMVILVPDSRDPKPGKVDPLGVALSIVGLVLLVYGIIRGGELADFTDTTVLLPILGGLLVLAGFVWHEKRSSHPAIDITYFRKPAFSAAVAAIALVFFALMGVTFFSAFYLQSVRGYSALQSGLLILPLAAAQMIFAPRARLVVDRFGARAVCTVGMLLVAAGLACFALFDAGTPVWVLCLVFFVQGTGMAHIMPPVTVAVMQALPREKAGSGSAVNNTFRQVGGALGIAVLGSVLSTVYRGDIEGHLGAVPAGVRDVAGESIEATLGVAEKLGPVAGKPLVAAANDAFISAMHVTALGSAAVALIGALVVGLYLPGRSPAVTEEPEPRPTKEPVDH
- a CDS encoding ABC transporter permease, coding for MSTTTLTPAPAGSAGTNPPTAQAQATGEGRIGLRANLRHIGALARRNLLQIKKDPESMFDVLLMPIIFTLLFVYVFGGSVGGSLGGDRQDYLNYLVPGLMAMMGMNIAMAVGTGVNDDFRKGVMDRFRTMPISRSSVLIAKIVVELGRMMVAIVILLAMGFALGMTLGTSVLGLLEAVALAAVFGAAIMWIFIVLGLSMKTAQSVQGMGMLVLMPLQFGSSIFAPPQTMPGWLQTFTDYNPLSNLADAVRGLMMGGPVAGSVWTTLAWAAGITLVMAPLAVSKFRKKA
- a CDS encoding TetR/AcrR family transcriptional regulator; the protein is MTEGGATDGGPAAPCPARGDGTADPEPRRGRPRSAAAERAILDAVIALLEAGEPLAGLSIERIARTAGVGKATIYRRWSGKEELFVDVVRDMEPVDPPVSGTEGLADLRIMLESLRTRGLAQRSSVLLHNIFAQMKSHPKLWDEYFGTVIAPRRAAVLAAVRRAVAAGELRDDLDVELIDDLFVGAVLVRTVHRPDAPLPDDLVDRIITTLLQGLAPAAATTSAGAPDAPEPGRV
- a CDS encoding ATP-binding cassette domain-containing protein; the encoded protein is MVDMERIDKNPGNGRNAVEVRGLVKHYGETKALDGVDLDVREGTVLGVLGPNGAGKTTLVRCLSTLITPDAGHAVVAGYDVVKQPRELRRRIGLTGQYASVDEKLSGWENLYMIGRLLDLPRKQARARADELLERFSLTEAAKRACMEYSGGMRRRLDLAASMIGSPSVLYLDEPTTGLDPRTRNEVWDEVQRMVAEGATVLLTTQYMEEAEQLAKELTVIDKGKIIARGGVDELKAKVGGRTLHIRPSDPAELPAMAQAIREAGLDGVAGAQAVPDEGLLYVPILSDEQLTAVIGLLGARGFSLAHVATALPSLDEVFLAITGDKAAPLTDAAPQEVAA
- the panB gene encoding 3-methyl-2-oxobutanoate hydroxymethyltransferase, with product MSLPAAQNPSAQGPSSPAGASPDSSKALYGGKSTRRITVHDIAAATERGEKWPMLTAYDAMTASVFDEAGIPVMLVGDSMGNVHLGYETTVPVTMDEIAMLSAAVVRGTKRALVVADLPFGSYQEGPVQALRNATRLIKDSGVGAVKLEGGERSHEQIRLLVEAGIPVMAHIGLTPQSVNAMGYRVQGRGEEAAHQLLRDAKAVQDAGAFAVVLELVPEELAAEVTRTLHIPTVGIGAGAATDAQVLVYTDMVGLTGGKVPRFTKQYANLRQVLGDAAKEFAEEVVGGTFPAPEHTFH